GCGCCGATTGAAGTGCGGGTGCGTAATCTGCCGGACGGTTTTTCGGCGACTTCAAGCGTCATTCTGCCTGGCGAGGAATCGTGTTCAATCACGCTCTGGGCAATAGACGGCGCCGAAACGACCGCATGGAATGATGACTTTGTCGTCGAAGCGCGTAGTACGATCGACGGCGAAGAAGTCGTGCGCGAATCGCATATCAATCAACTGTCTGTTGTGCGCCCCGCCGATGTGACCATCACCCAGCAGCCTGAAGTTATTCGCGTACGTCCCGGCGAAAGCGTAAAATGCACCGTGAAAATAAAACGCAGCAACGGCTTCAGCGGTCGGGTACCGATTGACGTTCGCAATCTGCCCTTTGGCGTTTACGTCATGGACACGGGGCTGAACGGTATTTTAGTAACGGAGAACGAAACTGAGCGGACGTATGAGATTTATGTGGAACCCTGGGTGGCGCCGATGGAGCGCCCGTTTTTTTCAATCGCGAGCGTTGAGACTAGTTCGCCGCTTCGCCATTGGAACGCTTCGAATACGTCAGTGCTCAAGATCGAAACACCGTTGCAGCAAGCCGCATTCAATTTGAACTAGGCGGGGTAATGATGAAACTTTTGCTATCCGTATTGGCGCCGTTTGGAATCTTGAGCGCACTGAGTTTGACTGCGCTGGCGGGTGATCCACCGACTTCATTGCCTGAACCTGCAGAAGGCGCCTTCAATTTTGTTCAAGATATTCAACCTGTTTTTGAATCGCGTTGCGTGGTGTGCCACGGCGAGAAAATGCAGAAGGGTTCATTTCGACTCGACCGCAAAGCCGACGCGTTAACAGGCGGCGGGACCGGACGGGCGATTATTCCCGGCGATAGCGCGAACAGCCCGTTGGTTCAAATGGTCGCGGGCGTTGGCGACCGTCCGCGTATGCCGATTGGCGGCGACCCGCTGAGTGAAGAACAGGTCGCATTATTACGCGCCTGGATCGACCAGGGCGCAGAGTGGCCGGACGACGGTTCATCAATGAGTCAACAACGGAGCGACGCCAACCATTGGGCGTTCCAGCCGCGAACATATCCCGAGATTCCAACCGTTAAAAATTCAAAATGGATCAGTCGCCCAATTGATGCTTTCGTCTTAGCCCAATTAGAGGATAAAGGATTTTCGCCATCGCAGCCCGCAAGCCGGGAAACATTGGTTCGCCGCTTGAATTTAGATTTGTTGGGGTTGCTGCCTTCGCCTGAGGAAATTAAAGCGTTTGTGAATGATGAACGTCCAGACGCTTATGAGCGTGTTGTTGACCGTTTGTTGGCGTCGCCGCATTTTGGCGAACGCTGGGGGCGCCATTGGCTTGATCTGGCGCGTTACGCTGATAGTGACGGCTTCGAGAAAGACCTGCCGCGACCTTACGCGTGGGTGTATCGCGATTGGGTGATTGATGCGATCAATGCAGACAAGCCTTACGATCAATTCACCATTGAGCAACTGGCGGGCGACCTGTTGCCCGAGCCGACCCAAGATCAGATCATCGCCACCGGGTTCCATCGAAATACATTGACCAATCGAGAGGGCGGCGTTGATCCTGAAGAATATCGCATCAAAGCGGTCAAAGACCGGGCTAGTACAACCAGTTCTGTCTGGCTGGGGCTGACCATGGCGTGCGCCGAATGCCACAACCATAAGTATGATCCACTCACACAAAAAGAATTTTACGGTCTGTTTGCTTTCTTTAATCAGGCTGATGAAAAAGATATCGCCGCGCCCAAACCGGCAGAGACGCAAAAGTATGAGAGCGACCACGCGGTGTTTGAAGTCGTGCATGACCGCTTGCAAGACGCGCTGAATGCTTATGACCGCAATGAGTTTCCTCGCCGCTTTGACGACTGGATGTCGCGTACTTCTCCGCCCGGTGAAAAGTGGCGGACCCTAAACGCCGTTGGTGTCGAGACGCGATCTGGCGCTGCCCATGATGTGTTGCCAGACGGCTCAATTCTGATTGGCGGCGCAACGACTGAGACCGATGAATACGTTTTGATGTTTGAAACGCCGTTGCGGACCGTCACCGCAATCGAACTTGAAACGCTTGCGCATGAGTCACTGCCGCAAAATGGTAGTGGGCGCGCCGACAATGGGAATTTCGTACTCTCTGAATTGACCGCGTCCGCGAAGCCGCTTCACAGCAGGCAAGAAGAACAAACTCTTTCGTTCGTTGAGGTCAATGCAGATACGGAACAGGAACAATGGCTCGCTCAACATGCCGTAGACGGTGATGAGAAAACAGGTTGGTCGCCGGGCGGCAATACGAAAATCAGCCGTCGTTTGGCGCTGAATATTGCTGAACCGATTGCGCACGCCAACGGATGGCAGATAACGGTTCGCATCAAGCAAGACTATGGAACGCGTCATGCTCTCGGGCGTTTTCGCGTCCTGGCGAGTTCGAGCAATGGCCCGTTGCGCACAAGGCCGTTTTCATCCGACATGCTTTGGGCGTGGCAGACAGACGCAAATGAACGGACGCCCGATCAACAGGCGATGCTGGTTGATTACTATCGCGGGATTGATCCGGTACGGAAACAGTTACAGAAATCCATTGATGAACACAAAAAGAATGCGCCGAAAAAACCAAACACAATGGCGATGGCGATGGCTCCGCATGAAGAAGGGCGGGCGTCTCATATTCACATTCGCGGCGACTTCTTGCGTAAAGGCGATGAAGTCAACTCGCATACGCCTGCGGTATTGCCCGCTTTGCAGGTAACGAAACAACAACCAACCCGGCTCGACCTGGCGCGATGGATGGTCAGTGATGAGAACCCGCTGGCCGCGCGGGTGGCAGCCAACCGCGTCTGGCAATATTTATTTGGCGAGGGGATCGTTGCAACGCCGGAAGATTTTGGAACGCGCGGCGATCCGCCCAGCCATCCGCAATTGCTCGACTGGTTGGCGAACCGTTACATTGAACTCGGTTGGAGCCGAAAGGCGTTGATCCGTGAAATTGTGACATCTTCAACTTACAAACAACAATCAGCCATTCGTGATGAACTCGTACATGTAGATGCAAAAAACCATTTGCTGGCACGCCAAAACCGCTATCGTCTCAGCGCCGAATTGGTTCGCGACATTTCGTTGCAAACCAGCGGGTTGCTCAATCGTGCGGTTGGCGGCCCCAGCATTCGTCCGCCGCTGCCTGCGGATGTTGCCGCGCTGGGGTATGCAAACTCTGTCAAGTGGACGCAGAGCAAAGGCGATGAGATTTATCGTCGCGGGTTGTACATCTTCTTTCAACGTACGGTGCCGTATCCCATGTTGATGACGTTTGATTGCCCGGATTCAAACGTCACTTGCATCCGCCGCAATCGCTCCAACACGCCGCTGCAAGCGCTCACGCTTTTGAATGACCCGGTGTTTTGGGAATGCGCGGCGTCGTTTGGAAAACAGATCGCAACAGAAATGAAGGGCGACTCTTTAGAACGAATTCGCATGGCGTTCTTTAACGCGATCGGGCGTGAACCGAATGAGCAGGAAGCCTATCGCCTCGGGCGCTTATTCAACGAATCTTATCAGATGATGCTGCAAAGCCCTGAAGACGCCGCCGTGTTGCTGGGCGATATGGAATTGAACGGCGTCCGGCCTGCCGAAGCGGCGGCGTGGGTTTCGGTCGGACGGGTATTGATGAATCTGGAAGAGTATATGACGCGGCAATAAACGGGGGCTGTACGATGAATCCATTCGATGAGTATATCAAAAAAAGCCGCCGTGATTTTCTGGCGACCGGGGCCAACGGATTAGGCGCTCTGGCGCTGGCGGCGTTGATGCGCGATGAAGGCTTGTTGGCCCATGCGGACGAGTTCCTCAACCCCCTCGCGCCGAAGCCGCCCCACTTCGCGCCCAAAGCCAAAAACTGCATCTTCATCTTTATGGCGGGCGCGCCCAGCCAGATTGACCTTTTTGATCCAAAACCCAAGTTGCAGGAACTCGACGGACAACCGCTGCCCGACTCAATGACGGAGAACGTGCGCTTTGCGTTTATCCAAAAAGAGACGGCGGTGTTGAAAGGCAGCAACCAGACATTTTCGCGGTATGGAAAATGCGGTATGGAACTCAGCAACCTGCTACCGAACCTCGGTTCGTGCGCGGATGACATCTGTCTGGTGCGTTCGCTGCATACCGAAGCGTTTAACCATCACCCCGGCCAATTAATGATGAACACTGGTGTGCCGTTTTTCGGGCGTCCCAGCATCGGTTCTTGGATCAACTACGGCCTCGGTTCCGAATCAGACAACCTGCCGGGATACGTCGTCTTGACAGCGGGGCGGGGAACCAGCGGAGGCGCTTCAAATTGGAGCAGCGGGTTTCTGCCCTCGACCTATCAGGGCGTATTGTTTCGTAATAAAGGCGAAGCGGTCTTGAATTTGAACAACCCCGACGGCGTCTCGACTACGCTGCAAGAACGCACCATGGCGGCGTTGCGCGACTTAAACCAGGAACACTACGATCACATTGGCGATCCTGAAATCGAAAGCCGCATCGCGTCGTATGAACTGGCGTTTCGTATGCAGGCCGCCGCGCCGGAACTCATCGACCTCAGCGGCGAGTCTCAGGAAACCTTAGACCAATACGGTGTCGGACGCAGCGAAGGCGGGATGGAAAAAAAAGTCGACCGCGGCGGTGGACGCGGCACCTTTAGCGCGTTTGCTTCCAACTGTTTATTATCGCGTCGTCTGGTCGAACGCGGCGTCCGTTATGTGAATATCTATCATGCGTCGTGGGACCATCACAGCAACCTCGATAACGAACTCGAGTTTAATTGTACGATGGCTGACCAACCCATTGCGGCATTGCTCAAAGACCTCAAACAGCGCGGTCTTTTAGACGAAACGCTGGTGGTTTGGGGCGCCGAGTTTGGTCGTACGCCGCTGGGCGAAAACCGCGCCGGACAGCGCGAGCCTAACACCGGGCGCGACCATCATCCCTTCGCCTATTCAATTTGGATGGCGGGCGGCGGCATACAAGGCGGGCAGGTGATCGGCGAGACTGATGAGATTGGTTGGAACATCACCAAAGACCCGATCCATATTAATGACCTTCATGCGACGCTCTTGCACCTCTTCGGTCTCGATCATGAAAAACTGACCTATCGGTATCAAGGGCGCGATTTCCGTTTGACTGATGTGGCGGGCAAAGTCGTAAACCAAATGCTGGCGTAAGAAAATAAATCTGCGGATGAAATTGTAGGGGCGCAGCGTGCTGCACCCTTTTTTAAAGGTAGACGCTGGTATCTTTTTTTAGCTCATCCGGGACTTGAGTCATTCTCTGTACTCCTCGGTGTTGTGTTCCGCTTGTCTCCGGGCGGCCTTATTGGCCGCTTCCTACGAAAGCCGCTCCACACAATCACCTGCGTCGCTTGGAGAATGTCGAGTAACAATTAGTGTCAGTGCTCGATTTTAGGTATAATTATTCTCTTCGCTTCAATTCACGCTTTCAGGCGCTCGAGGAAACACACCTACACCTTCTTTCTTTTATTTCTTTTACAATACGTGGAACAAGAAACTTTTGAAAAAATCAATTTGAGCCATAATCAATGCACTATGACTCTTGATCCCAAAACCCATAACCAGGCTCTATTGAAGTTTTGTCCGCGCTGCGGCGCTGATGCGTTACGCGCGCAATCCGAACAGCGATATGTTTGCGGCGGATGCGGGTTTGAATATTACCTGAACGTGTGCGGAACGGTGGTTGGCGTGATTCGTCATGCGGACGGGCGCTTGCTCTTCACCGTGCGCGGCAAAGACCCCGGCGCAGGGACGCTGGATTTTCCTGGCGGGTTTATTGATTTTTACGAAACGGCGGAAGAAGCGCTGCATCGGGAAATTCGCGAAGAATTGAATCTGGAAATTACCACAGATCGCTTTTTGTGTTCACAACCCAACCAGTATGTGTATAGCGGTGTGTTGTATCACACCGTTGATTTTTTCTTTTTGTGCACGGTGAACGATTGGGGCGCGATGAAATATGACGCTGAAATTCGCGACTCGCGCTTGATGAGATTAGAAGAGGTCGATCTTAGCGAAATCGGTTTTGAGTCGATCCGCCGCGGCGTGGAATGGATGCGCCAACACCGCGACGGATTGGGGCTGAAAATTTAATACATCATCCAGTCGTTTACGCTGGTGCTGTAATTAAAGTCGTCCGCGAAAATGATGTCTCCATTCACGATGACTTCAAAATTATCGTATTGAGAAGATAGGCCCGCCAGCGAACTGCCCGTGACGCCCGGGAAGCCTGACGGGCGCTGGTTGATGCTTCCGTCTTCCCATGTCATTGCAAATGGCGATTCATTCGTCCCTGTTTTTTTGATGCTGCCGTCGAGTTTGATGCCATCGACTGCCAATGTCATCGTGTACCATTCGCCGACCTGCCATGTATATTCAGAGCGGGTTCCCCAGGCGAGAAGATCGTTCAAAAAATCAACGCTGCCTTCATCATCATGAAACAAAAAGTTCAGCGCTCTGGCGCCTTCCGCCGGATCGACGCGCACCGCGACGCCGCTGCGGGCGTGGTCTACGTCTTGCCAATTCAACATGCGTACGTCGGCGCGGACGGTGTAGTTTTGGGTTGGGAGATCAAGATCAACCCAGGCGTGTTTTGGATCAAGGCCGTCTTCAGACCAACAGGTCAATACGCCGTCCGTCGCGAGCCACTCGCCAGCGCCCGTCACCCAAGGGGCGGGCAGACGCTGCGAATCTTTTGGTAGATAATTTAAGGTGTCGTCAGTGATTGCAAAGTCCACTCCGCCGCTTGAAACAATGCCGTGCAATACGGGAGTCGATGAAGGAAATGTTTCAGGCGTTTGGAGTGAATATGTCATACTGACTTCATACGTGACGCCTGAAATAGACCAAATAATCGAATTGTTGTTAATTGCAACGTCACCATGATTTGCATGGACGTCCACAAGTTCAAACCCATCTGGAATAAATTCAGACACAATTACATTTGTTGCTTCATTACTCAGCGGCGAAATTGTGATCTCAATATTTTCGATCATTGAACCGCCGCTGTAATCGCTCGACGGCAATGTACGTTTAACCGTGAAGCCCGCTGGCAGTTGAGTTCGCAAGAAATCATGGCGGTTTTCAAGGAAGAAGCGCATGGTGTTGTATGAAGTCGTGATCTGGTTGCGTCGCGAATTTCGCGTTGAGCCTGTATAGGATTCACTCAAGGCGAGGTCATCCAAAAGCAGGGTTTCTGTCTGGGTGATGATGCCGCCCATCCGTTCTAATGAGAATAAACCATTCAATGATTGAGCGACCCGGTTGACAAATTCTTCGTGCAAATTGGGGTCGGAATGAAACGGGCGTCCAATCGGCGCATCCAGGTTTCGGTTGGTCAGTTCTTGTGAACCGGGCGCGACAAGCGTCAGTGAAAAATCAATCGGCATTTTCCAATACATCGGGTCTGAATCGGTATAGCCAAAGGTTTTGTCGGTGTCCCAAGGGATGATTTCCCATTTGCCGTCTGGCGCGAGGTCGTGATAGAGAAAGATGTTATTTTTAAATCCGTCCCAATGACTGAGCAAAAACGTGACCACTTCGTAGCCCATCACTTCTTCGATATCCAGATACTTTGGCAAATCTTCAACCAGGTTTCGATTGTTGACGCGGACGTTGCGAAAGAGCTCGATGTAGTCGTCGGAACTTTCATCCATATTGGATTTTTTGCTGTATCCGCCAGGTTCGTTGTAGGCGATTTTATAGATATTCGAAGACGGATCGCGTCCGTTAATTTCTAAGAAACGCTCGTTGGGTTGCTGGACGGCAATGCGTTGGGTGTGGGCGCCGTCTTCAATAAAGCGATACCAGTCGCAGCGCGGCGTGAGTACGCCAGAGTCGCGAAAGAGGTCATAAGAAATTTGCTCGACGTGAGGCGATTGGCCGCCGGCGGTTGTGCCTTCGCGGGGCGTTTCCAAACTGATGTTTAAAGTCCGGTCGCCGCGAAATTCTTCGCCTTTGAGAAATTTTAATTTATTGCCGTTGCGCGCGTCCGTGTAACGAACCCCGTCAAATACCAGCGGGAACTCGCTGTCGAGTGGTTTGATGACGGCGGCTGAAATGGCTTTTGCATCACTTGGCAGGCTGGTCGATTCCTGTGGGAATATCCACATCAGCGGGATTTTGCTTTCGATATCATTGTCATAAACGAAGTACGATTCAAACGGTCGCGTCTCAGCAGTATGAGGTAGGCGCAACGTCTGTCCGTCAGTCAACGCCAGTTCAAGGTTGTATCGAACCAGAGTCTGGTTTGGGTGCGGGGGGATGGAGGCTTGTAAAACGCCGGAGGTGAAATTCTGGCTGATAAACGTCATCTCCGCTTGGTTTTGGTTTGGCTGGTTTGAGGCGAATAGCGACGGCGCCAACACAAAGTCGCTGCTGTTTCCTAACGAAAGGTTAAAGCCGACGATTGCCAGAGTGTTTTCACCGTTTGTAAGATAGGTTGATGCGTTTCCAATGGTGAATTCCTCAGCCTCGTTCGCTTCATGGCTGCCATCAGAGGTCGATTCATTTGTATAATTGTCAGGAGCGGATGCGCGGGCGACTTCCTGCCCGTTGAGATAGGCGATAAAGCCGTCGTCGTAAAAGATCGACAGAGTCAGTGCGCCAATTTCATTGATGTCGCTGACTGTGAAATTCCGGCGCAGATAAACAGTCGTATAATTGCCGCGCATATCATTGAGCACCGTCTCAACTTGCTCGATATCTCCATAGCCGAACCCGCCGGTCCCGGTTGCCCATGCGCTATCGTTGAAATCTGAAAGCGTCCATACCTGGTTGTTGGAAGGAGCGCTGGTCCCTTTGCTGTAACGCCAGGCGCTTCGTGATGCAACGAGAGTGTCTTTCGCCTGCTGGGATACATCCGTCTCTTCCCAGCGGAGGAGAGCGCTTTCAATTAAGTGAGGTGAATCAACGGCAAATTGAACGGTGACTTCATCACTCGAGGTTGGATGTTGAGGATTAATGTTGAAAGACTGAATCAATGGATACGGCGGCGTCCCGATCGCAGTATTCGCAGCCCCTGGCGTACCGTCGTTGCGTAACGAAGCCCGCCATGAATGATAATCGTCTGCGGGCAGGTCCCAGGCGATGCGTTCCAAACTGGGGCCGTACCCATCGGCGGCTCGCGGCCAGGGCGGATCGTCGTTATAGCGCAGACGCTCAACAATGGTTCCATCGGGGCGGGTGAGTTCAACCCATTCGCCGCCGTTGCCAAGTTTATTTTCAAACGGTCCCAAAACCTGATAGCGTTTGTTGCGCCATGTGGTATGCGAAGGAACGCGCACAACCACGAGGTAGCCATTCGCCGCGAGTTGCGTACCATTCGGGAACGTATATAAAGCGCCGGAGGTAAACTGGTAGCCGCTGAGGTCCACCGCTGCGTCGCCGGGGTTGTATAACTCGACGAATTCGCGCAGGGAACCCGCCTCATAATCCAAATCAGACGGGTCATAATGAATCTCGTTGATGACGACGTCAGCGAAGGCCGGAACGAGTAAACTACAAAAAATGATACCGAAGATAAAACTGGATTTCATGAAATAATTCATTAATGCGTATTTCCCCTAAACTTCAATTTGATAGAAAAATCACTCATCCTAATAGAATATCATACGATACTCCATAAGACGGCAAGAATTAACGGGATTGATATTTTGACCGATAAAGACGATTGTTGATCTGGATGAATGACTTGTAAATAGTTGTAAAATTTCAAATGAGTTGAAAGAATGAGCCTAAAATAGATCAGACTGATATTTAATTGTTACTCGCGCGGGGAAGAGAAATGAAATCTTGTTTATTGATATTCGTTGTTTTGATGTTGTTAGCGTCTCCGATTATTGGAACCTGTCAGCAACAGATTGTCGTTGGTCAAACGCTTACGGGCGTCCTTTCTGCTGAACAACCTGTTGCAAACTTCACCATGCCTCTCGAAGTGCGCGGGTTGTTTCAATTGCAACTTAACATTGAAGAACGCAACTTCGATATTGCGCTAGCGCTTACCAATCCTGACGGTGAGTTTGTCGCGCAAAATACCGGGCGCAATTATCCTGCGTTTCAAGGCGCCTACTTGTTACAAACGCTTGTGGATTTAGGGACCTATACGATTCAAATCAGCGCCAGCGGCATTGAAGCCCCTGTTGATTTTTCGTTTTCGGTCCATGCGCTTTCCGATACGAATACGATTGCCTTTCTCACCAAAGATTCTCCCAAGCAGGGGCTGATTGCGTCCTCCATTGAACAAGACCAATACCTCTTAGACCTCGCGCGCGGGCAAGCGGTGGTGTTAGCCGTGATGACGCCGGACTTGGTGTTGAACCCCATCATGGGCGTGTTCAGCCCGACCGGGGAACGCTTGTTTGTCGTTGATGATTTTGCGACGACCGAACCAATTGCTTTGCTCGTTGCTGAAGAGTCGGGCGTTCACACCGTCGTGGTTGCGCCCCGTTCAAACGCTGATCTCGGACCGTATCGTATTGTGGCGCATGATGCGCCCGAAGTGACCTTGGGAGAAGCAACATCGGGTGATGTGCGGACGCCTGGCGACGTGGCTGCGTTTGAACTACCGCTGCTAAAAGGCGAGGCGTATGATTTTATCGCGACTGGCGTGGATGGCCTGGAATCATCGCTGATCTTGATGGAAGCCTCCGGTAATTTTATCACGCTTGCCGACCCGGATGTCGATGAACCGACCACTACCGTATTGCCTGGATTTACGCCGGTGCGCGACGAAAGCCTCTTTATGTTGGTCATTGGCGCCGAGCATGAAAACACCGGACTGTTTGATTTTGAAGCGCGGCCTTTAGAAGATGAAAACGATGATCGCTGGCTCACTGTCGGCGAGACGGCGACGACCGTCATTGGCCCCGTCGGCGATGTGGACCGCTATAAGATTCAGGTTGACTCCGGGCGTGATTACTCATTACTCGCGTTGAGTATTTGGCATTTGTTGGACCCTAGCCTGCGGGTATTGAACGAAAATAACGAAGAAGTGTTCTTTAATGACAATGCGGTCTTGAGCACGGATTCGTTGTTAAGCGGAATCCAGTTCCCCGCAGCGGGCGAGTATGTGATTGAAATTGCTGGCTCGCCAAATCAACCCAACGCCCAAGCGCAAACCGGCGTTGCGGCGATTTCGTTCGCAACCGGAGCGCCGTTCGATAACGCTCCGCCTGCCATGAATGATCCCGCAGCGGTTGTGACCTATGCAGACGGGAACGTGCATGTCATGTTGCCGGACGGCTCGGTCTTAGATGACACCATGCCAGTGAACGCAACTGTAATCGTTGATAAAACCCAAGCGAGCGGCGAAGGGACGTTTGAACAAGATGGCTTCGCCATGCTCGAAGCGCCTGCGAACGATGGCGACATCGTGTTTGTGAAATTGCGCGATACGTCGGATGCGCAAAATGAGTATCTATCGCCCGCGTTGCCGGGTCCGACGCGCCTGGCGCAAATCAATGGGACGCCGTTTGCCGTCGCCGTTGATGACGCAAATAAGATATATCTCACGGAGTCCGCCAGCGGGCGCATCATTACCATTTCTCAAAGCGGACGCATTGAGGTCGCGGTCGGCGACTTGCCGACCAGCGGCGGTTCGTTTGGACCGAATGGATTGGCGTTTGACCACGACGGCGCGCTTCACTTCTGCAACGCCGCCGATGGCACGGTAAAAAAATTGCTGGGAACCCAAACGGAGATCGTCGTTGATGGGTTGAATTTTCCCACTGCGATTGCATTTGATGAAGCGGGGACGCTGTTTGTTGCGCAAAGAGGCAGCGACGTTATTGAAAAGGTGTTTCCAAATGGCGACCGTTCGGTGATTGTCTCGACGGTGCGCAACCCTAACGCCTTGGCGTTTGGCCCCGACAACTTGCTTTACTTTGGCAATGACGAAGACGGGCAAAGCAACATCTATCGACTTGCGTCTGACGGCAGCGTTGAAGTGTATGCGGATGGGGTCGCATCAGCCGTTGAGAGTATGGCGTTTGATCGCGATGGATATTTATATGTCGCCGATGGAACGCCGGGGTTTCTTTATCGCATCGCGCCGGATGGTGAAACGGTTGTGTTTACGCGCGGCCTTTCGGGCGCGGTGGGGATGGCGTTTGGTCACGGAGAATTTGAGACTTCAATTTTCGCTGCTAATATGGGGCTGGCGCCTGACAGGCGTTATCCCGGTGAAGTGATCCGCATTCCAACGGGGCGGCCTGGAATCGAACTGCCGTTTGCGTCAATTCCCGATTGGATGCTGATGGAATAAACCGTCGCGTAGGATGATTGAATGCTCGTCTGTCCCAATTGTAATAAGGAGTTGAAGAAGGGGCGGCATCCGCACGGCGTGATTTGGGGCTGTAAGCATTGCGGCGGTCGGGCGGCGTCGCTTTCGCTCTTACGAAAATCCATCGATAAAAAAACCATCAACCAAATCTGGCTGCGCGCGTCAAACGGCGTGGGGGTCGAAGGGAAACGCTGCCCCAGCTGCACAAAACGCATGGCGCAGTTTACGCCCAACATCCCCGGCGTCCATTGGAAACTGGATTGCTGCGAGCCATGCCAGATGTTCTGGTTTGATGCGGGTGAATTTGAAGACATGCCCGGCATTCCCCCTCCACCGCCTGCGCCCGACCCCAATGAGGGCGTTCCAGAAAAAGCGCGTGAAGCGATGGCGCGCATTCAATTGAAACATATCAAAGACGATGCAGACAATCGTCAAACCTCGCCAGAAGAGGGCTGGAAGTTTATCCCCGCTATTTTGATGTTGCCCGTCGAGTTTGATACCAACCCGCTTCATCATTGGCCTTGGCTGACCTGGTTGATTTTTGCTTCGATTATTTTGGTATTTGCGCAGACGGTTTCAAATTTAGGCCCCATTGTTGATTCGTATGGGTTTCTTCCATTGGATGCGTTTCGGCTTGCGGGATTGACGGTGATTACGTCCTTCTTTTTGCATGGCAGCCTGTTGCATTTACTTGGGAACGCCTACTTTTTGCTGATATTCGGCGATAATGTTGAAGATTATGTGGGCAAATGGTTGTTTGGATGTTTGATTTTATGTTCAATTTTATTAGGCACTTGCGTCCATGCGCTGTTTGATCCGAACCCCGATATTCCCAGTATCGGCGCCAGCGCGGGCATTTCAGGCATTTTGGCTTTTTATGCGATGCAGTTTCCCCGAATTCGCGTAGGAATTTTGGTCTATTTTCATTGGGCGCGCATTCCTGTGATGAAAATGTTGATCGTGTGGTTTGTTCTTCAATACATCGGCGCCCTGTATCAAATCGCAGGTGCGTCTAAAGTATCTGCCCTGGCCCATTTGGGCGGGGCTGTTGCCGGTTTGGCTTTTTGGTATTTCTTAAATTACTTTCACCAGAAACAATCGGACATATACCAAGAATTTTCGTGATATACTAACGTGTTGACCTATAGGGAATGTTGGATAAAGATTTATCCCATTCGTTTTTGATGCTCATCCAATAAAGATTAATCATTAAAGAACAGGTGTTTCATGGTTCAAATTTGCACAGTCTGCCATCGCGTGAATGTTGATGGCAAATGGATAAATGGCGTTCCGCCTATCGGCAAGGTCTACCCGACGATATGCCCGGATTGCACTGAGGGCGGCGAAGAAACTGCAAGTGACGATTCAAACCGCATGGCAATTTCACAGAACAAGTGGGCGCAAAAAAAATAAGCCAATTGCTTTCGTAGATTCGCGTATTTGGTATCTGCGCTTTCCTCTTTCATCGAAAAGACGCGCCTTTGGTCTGCGTCATTGCAGGCTTGGTGCGCTTTAATATCTGATGTAACTCTCTCCTGGAAATGCATCATTCATCCATGACCTCGCCAAAATTCTACGTTGA
This genomic interval from Candidatus Hinthialibacter antarcticus contains the following:
- a CDS encoding PSD1 and planctomycete cytochrome C domain-containing protein, with amino-acid sequence MMKLLLSVLAPFGILSALSLTALAGDPPTSLPEPAEGAFNFVQDIQPVFESRCVVCHGEKMQKGSFRLDRKADALTGGGTGRAIIPGDSANSPLVQMVAGVGDRPRMPIGGDPLSEEQVALLRAWIDQGAEWPDDGSSMSQQRSDANHWAFQPRTYPEIPTVKNSKWISRPIDAFVLAQLEDKGFSPSQPASRETLVRRLNLDLLGLLPSPEEIKAFVNDERPDAYERVVDRLLASPHFGERWGRHWLDLARYADSDGFEKDLPRPYAWVYRDWVIDAINADKPYDQFTIEQLAGDLLPEPTQDQIIATGFHRNTLTNREGGVDPEEYRIKAVKDRASTTSSVWLGLTMACAECHNHKYDPLTQKEFYGLFAFFNQADEKDIAAPKPAETQKYESDHAVFEVVHDRLQDALNAYDRNEFPRRFDDWMSRTSPPGEKWRTLNAVGVETRSGAAHDVLPDGSILIGGATTETDEYVLMFETPLRTVTAIELETLAHESLPQNGSGRADNGNFVLSELTASAKPLHSRQEEQTLSFVEVNADTEQEQWLAQHAVDGDEKTGWSPGGNTKISRRLALNIAEPIAHANGWQITVRIKQDYGTRHALGRFRVLASSSNGPLRTRPFSSDMLWAWQTDANERTPDQQAMLVDYYRGIDPVRKQLQKSIDEHKKNAPKKPNTMAMAMAPHEEGRASHIHIRGDFLRKGDEVNSHTPAVLPALQVTKQQPTRLDLARWMVSDENPLAARVAANRVWQYLFGEGIVATPEDFGTRGDPPSHPQLLDWLANRYIELGWSRKALIREIVTSSTYKQQSAIRDELVHVDAKNHLLARQNRYRLSAELVRDISLQTSGLLNRAVGGPSIRPPLPADVAALGYANSVKWTQSKGDEIYRRGLYIFFQRTVPYPMLMTFDCPDSNVTCIRRNRSNTPLQALTLLNDPVFWECAASFGKQIATEMKGDSLERIRMAFFNAIGREPNEQEAYRLGRLFNESYQMMLQSPEDAAVLLGDMELNGVRPAEAAAWVSVGRVLMNLEEYMTRQ
- a CDS encoding DUF1501 domain-containing protein, which codes for MNPFDEYIKKSRRDFLATGANGLGALALAALMRDEGLLAHADEFLNPLAPKPPHFAPKAKNCIFIFMAGAPSQIDLFDPKPKLQELDGQPLPDSMTENVRFAFIQKETAVLKGSNQTFSRYGKCGMELSNLLPNLGSCADDICLVRSLHTEAFNHHPGQLMMNTGVPFFGRPSIGSWINYGLGSESDNLPGYVVLTAGRGTSGGASNWSSGFLPSTYQGVLFRNKGEAVLNLNNPDGVSTTLQERTMAALRDLNQEHYDHIGDPEIESRIASYELAFRMQAAAPELIDLSGESQETLDQYGVGRSEGGMEKKVDRGGGRGTFSAFASNCLLSRRLVERGVRYVNIYHASWDHHSNLDNELEFNCTMADQPIAALLKDLKQRGLLDETLVVWGAEFGRTPLGENRAGQREPNTGRDHHPFAYSIWMAGGGIQGGQVIGETDEIGWNITKDPIHINDLHATLLHLFGLDHEKLTYRYQGRDFRLTDVAGKVVNQMLA
- a CDS encoding NUDIX domain-containing protein — translated: MTLDPKTHNQALLKFCPRCGADALRAQSEQRYVCGGCGFEYYLNVCGTVVGVIRHADGRLLFTVRGKDPGAGTLDFPGGFIDFYETAEEALHREIREELNLEITTDRFLCSQPNQYVYSGVLYHTVDFFFLCTVNDWGAMKYDAEIRDSRLMRLEEVDLSEIGFESIRRGVEWMRQHRDGLGLKI